The following coding sequences are from one Caldisalinibacter kiritimatiensis window:
- a CDS encoding sugar phosphate nucleotidyltransferase, giving the protein MKGIILAGGKGTRLFPLTKSINKHLLPVGKEPMIYNPIKQLVSADIKDILIITSRENMGNMVNLLGSGREFGCDFTFKVQEEPRGIADALLLGEKFASGDLITVILGDNITTKSIKPYVSKFKKQKNGAKVLLKEVLDPYHFGIATLDKKKIINIQEKPTIPQSNYAVTGIYMYDSEVFDIIKDIPLSPKGELEITTVNNVYIDKGKLTYDFLDGDWIDAGTIKSYKQANEMLYKINNRINNGDYDENTI; this is encoded by the coding sequence ATGAAAGGCATTATATTAGCAGGTGGCAAAGGAACAAGATTATTTCCTTTAACTAAAAGCATAAATAAACATCTTTTACCTGTTGGAAAAGAGCCTATGATATATAATCCTATAAAACAATTAGTATCAGCAGATATTAAGGATATTTTAATAATAACAAGTAGAGAAAATATGGGAAATATGGTTAATCTTTTGGGAAGTGGTAGAGAATTTGGTTGTGATTTTACTTTCAAAGTTCAGGAAGAACCTAGAGGCATAGCAGATGCTCTTTTATTAGGGGAGAAATTTGCTTCTGGAGATTTAATTACTGTGATTTTAGGTGATAATATTACTACTAAAAGCATTAAACCCTATGTGAGTAAATTTAAAAAACAAAAAAACGGTGCTAAAGTATTACTAAAAGAAGTTTTAGATCCATATCACTTTGGAATAGCAACATTAGATAAGAAAAAAATTATTAACATACAAGAAAAACCTACTATCCCTCAAAGTAATTATGCTGTTACCGGTATATACATGTATGACAGTGAAGTTTTTGATATTATTAAAGATATTCCTTTATCACCTAAAGGAGAACTTGAAATAACTACAGTTAACAATGTGTATATTGATAAAGGAAAATTGACATATGATTTTTTAGATGGCGATTGGATAGATGCAGGAACAATAAAATCTTATAAACAAGCTAATGAGATGCTTTACAAAATAAACAATAGAATTAACAACGGTGATTATGATGAAAATACCATTTAA